The nucleotide window ATACTAGGCTATGGTATTCTACTTTGGATATTAGTAGCACGTGGGGGTGGTGATATGTTACAACCACTATCTAGCTGGAGATCATCAAATATAGAAATTGAATCAGACCATTTAAAATTTAAACAAATTAAATCTATAAGCGACTTAGAACAAGTTTTAATACAAACTAAAAACAATAACCAAATTGTTATGCTAGATTTTTATGCTAATTGGTGTACCTCTTGTAAAGAACTTGAACTTTTTATATTTTCCAATACCCATGTAGTCAATGAGATGTCTGACGTTATTGCACTACAAGCTGATGTAACTGAAAATAATATCAATGATAAAGCCTTAATGAAACGATTCAACATTGTGGGACCCCCTGCTATTTTATTTTTCAAAAACGGTATTGAAAATCGCTCACAAAGAATTATTGGAGAAATCAACACACAAAACTTTCTTAGTCGTCTTAACAAAATTAAATAAAACAAGCCAAAACGCTGTTAGAACTTACTATCTTGCATAATATTGATGGTAAAATCATCTTTATTTTTATCTTTGCTTATTTGAATAAATGGATGTTCTTTTATTAAACGGACCTAACCTTAATCTGCTTGGTTCTCGTGAACCTGACTATTACGGTACACAAACATTGGATGACATTACCAGTAATCTTACAAAAATAGCAAATAATGTTGGTCTGACGTTTGAACACCATCAGGATAATTCAGAAGCAAAGCTAATTAAATATATTCACAATGCTGTCGATAACGGAGTTCAATATATAATTATTAACCCTGCAGCTTTTACACACACATCAATCGCTTTACGTGATGCTATACTTGCTGTAGGTATTGAATTTAGTGAAGTTCACTTGTCTAATATATATAAGCGTGAAAATTTTCGCAAACAATCTTATTTTTCAGATATTGCACAAGGAATCATTTCAGGCTTTGGCCCTCAGGGCTATGAATTCGCGCTACAAGCTG belongs to Candidatus Vesicomyosocius okutanii and includes:
- the aroQ gene encoding type II 3-dehydroquinate dehydratase, whose protein sequence is MDVLLLNGPNLNLLGSREPDYYGTQTLDDITSNLTKIANNVGLTFEHHQDNSEAKLIKYIHNAVDNGVQYIIINPAAFTHTSIALRDAILAVGIEFSEVHLSNIYKRENFRKQSYFSDIAQGIISGFGPQGYEFALQAAIQHIQQLERL